The following nucleotide sequence is from Mucilaginibacter sp. cycad4.
TTCTTCTTTGAGTGCATTCCTCCATTCCTTTTCCCCGTCATGTACGGCGATACTAACAAAAGCAACCTGCTGATTAGCTTTAAATTTGTCGCTTAGTTTTTTATATGCAGGCATCTCCTGGCGGCATGGCCCGCACCAGCTGGCCCAAAGGTCAATATAAACAACTTTTCCTTTAAAATCGGCCAGGCTAAAAACCTTGCCATAATCGCTGGGCAAAGTAAAAGCCGGAGCCGGTTTCCCAATTTGCACCTGCATCAGCTGTAGCTTTTTTTCGGTAAAATTACCGGCGATGTTATTTTTTAAAGCCGGGTTACTAATTGCGTCAATGAATACGCGCATCTCCTTTTGGGCAATATTCAACTTTTCAAGAGAGTTAGCACCACCAATTCTTTTTTCAACGTACCGGTTCAGATAATAGTCCCTAACCTTGCCGGTAAAAAGCTGTTTGATTTTTTCAAGGGGATAACCGGGCTGCTTTACCAATGCAGAATCGCGCAGCTGATCCAGGCGCTGTTCATAGACATAGTAAAGCGGCAGTACCCATGTTTTATAATCTTCTGATACTAAATACTCGTCGCGCGATATACCTTTTGAAAATGCCGAAGGGGTATTTTTTGACACCAGTTCCTGCATCTGCGCTGCATTGTATTTGCTCAAGTCGAGATGCTGAAGGATCATATAAAAGCTCATGCTTTGGTTATCCAAATCAATCATTTTCTTAAACGTATTGAAATATTGATCCTGCTTTGCCGGCTTGTTAAACACCACATTTAGTAACGAGTCTTCCAACGCCTTGCTTTTTCTGAGGAATTGGATTAAC
It contains:
- a CDS encoding TlpA disulfide reductase family protein, with the protein product MKKIILFLLSFYFIGRGVAQTPVQPLVIQGKLSNSAEKMLKIFFEDANGKFLIDTIRLNDFGEFYLKTNKIVRPQRTSIQQNNTQINRIYVAPGYNLHITGDAVDYINLSKTKKITGIGAETNQYRVKLDSILVARNDKTAWYELKTDELIQFLRKSKALEDSLLNVVFNKPAKQDQYFNTFKKMIDLDNQSMSFYMILQHLDLSKYNAAQMQELVSKNTPSAFSKGISRDEYLVSEDYKTWVLPLYYVYEQRLDQLRDSALVKQPGYPLEKIKQLFTGKVRDYYLNRYVEKRIGGANSLEKLNIAQKEMRVFIDAISNPALKNNIAGNFTEKKLQLMQVQIGKPAPAFTLPSDYGKVFSLADFKGKVVYIDLWASWCGPCRQEMPAYKKLSDKFKANQQVAFVSIAVHDGEKEWRNALKEEKPDWLQLYDKDGIVAQSYIAYAIPKYILIDKEGRMLSFDAPGPGSPQAEQLINEAIAKP